One Leptospira wolbachii serovar Codice str. CDC genomic region harbors:
- a CDS encoding helix-turn-helix transcriptional regulator — translation MTSFEDFPMIEVKKMNETEVRLFALLFNLLREPKGISFQKFRNIMPRFYKNEDMESDRKKLYRDLNQLKSLGFNIKVAQFGYQSEDFFPYYLEKESLDRALKFTKEELEYLSHVLFSTEPTQEGFSLSQKLFSHHLDLIPKFAKQPKEEPTSDETFDSSHTEKILQAIKDKRALTIQYGYDVKERIIEPYRLVRKNTTDFYLLAYDRGKKSLRRFILPKIIVKKESKEEFQSNLKITNQDLNFHPLLLTKHPEVEILFQIHPDFEDRWKLFLEGANFEKVGAEYRVRTTNQNALFQFFVLSPEALVSTSEGWKKNFQSYTKHWEDLYQFV, via the coding sequence ATGACTTCTTTTGAAGACTTCCCCATGATTGAAGTGAAAAAAATGAATGAGACTGAGGTTCGTCTCTTTGCACTACTTTTCAATCTCCTCCGCGAACCCAAAGGGATTAGTTTCCAAAAATTTCGTAACATCATGCCTCGGTTCTATAAAAATGAGGATATGGAATCAGATCGTAAAAAACTCTACCGCGATCTAAACCAACTCAAAAGTCTTGGATTCAATATCAAAGTAGCTCAGTTTGGTTACCAATCAGAAGATTTTTTCCCTTACTATTTAGAGAAAGAATCTCTAGATCGTGCCCTGAAGTTCACCAAAGAAGAGTTAGAATACCTATCTCATGTTTTGTTTTCTACAGAACCCACGCAGGAAGGATTCAGCCTTTCACAAAAACTCTTCTCTCATCATTTGGATCTCATTCCCAAATTTGCGAAACAACCAAAGGAAGAACCTACATCGGATGAAACTTTCGACTCTTCCCATACAGAAAAAATCCTCCAAGCCATCAAAGACAAAAGAGCCCTCACCATCCAATACGGATATGATGTAAAAGAAAGAATCATCGAACCCTATAGGCTCGTTCGCAAAAATACAACCGACTTCTATCTACTTGCTTATGACCGTGGGAAAAAATCGTTACGCAGGTTTATCCTTCCCAAAATCATTGTCAAAAAAGAATCCAAAGAAGAATTCCAATCCAATCTTAAAATCACAAACCAAGACCTAAACTTTCATCCGCTGCTTCTTACTAAACATCCAGAAGTCGAAATTCTTTTCCAAATTCATCCTGACTTTGAAGACCGTTGGAAATTATTTTTAGAAGGTGCGAATTTTGAAAAAGTGGGCGCCGAATACCGAGTGAGAACAACAAACCAAAATGCCCTCTTCCAATTTTTTGTCCTTTCTCCTGAAGCTCTTGTCTCTACTTCCGAAGGTTGGAAGAAAAACTTCCAATCCTATACAAAACATTGGGAAGATTTATATCAATTTGTTTGA
- a CDS encoding alpha/beta hydrolase, protein MLGIKKSVAQLVFSLPEHWISTLVRKNNQPETSALDPHCALACNIARFLPKMEQMSPEKARRHYRDQMRIFDEPEFPIPHIEDKLIPTPSASFIPIRVYNANPQKRNLPTILFFHGGGLTIGNLDTHDNFCRKMSHYTKSIVIAVDYRLAPEHPYPAAHDDVWLAYQYVRNTAYLFGGSPNAIAVCGDSAGALLATSLCLRAKKDKIPVPVFQALLYPMLDTSKESETYELFGERYVLTRSLMRWFIQNYLPNKKDRLLHNNSPVLADSKELKGLPPTYIGIAGFDPLREEGETYAKLLQSAGVKVEERLFPSLVHGYIQLTGLIPKAKEAEMDLFQSFIRFFSQIKI, encoded by the coding sequence ATGTTAGGTATCAAAAAATCAGTCGCACAACTTGTCTTTTCGTTACCAGAACATTGGATTTCCACTTTGGTTCGGAAAAATAACCAACCGGAAACTAGCGCTTTGGATCCGCATTGCGCATTGGCATGTAACATTGCCAGATTCCTACCTAAAATGGAACAAATGAGCCCAGAAAAGGCACGCCGGCATTACCGCGATCAAATGCGGATCTTCGATGAGCCGGAATTTCCTATCCCACACATCGAAGACAAACTCATTCCCACTCCCAGCGCCTCTTTCATTCCTATCCGAGTCTACAACGCAAACCCACAAAAAAGAAACCTTCCCACCATCCTTTTCTTTCACGGTGGTGGACTCACTATTGGCAACTTGGACACTCACGATAATTTTTGTCGTAAAATGTCTCATTACACAAAGAGCATTGTGATAGCTGTGGATTATCGTTTAGCACCAGAACATCCATATCCGGCGGCCCATGATGATGTATGGCTTGCTTACCAATATGTTCGTAACACTGCCTATCTCTTTGGAGGATCCCCCAATGCAATTGCTGTTTGTGGAGATAGTGCGGGAGCCTTACTTGCCACTTCCCTTTGTCTAAGGGCCAAAAAAGACAAAATTCCGGTTCCCGTTTTCCAAGCACTTCTCTATCCCATGCTTGATACGTCGAAGGAATCGGAAACTTACGAACTCTTTGGGGAACGTTATGTCCTTACACGTTCTCTCATGCGGTGGTTCATCCAAAACTACCTTCCCAACAAAAAAGATAGGCTCCTCCATAACAACTCACCAGTTCTCGCCGACTCCAAAGAACTAAAAGGACTTCCTCCCACTTACATAGGAATTGCTGGTTTTGATCCCTTACGTGAAGAAGGGGAAACCTATGCAAAACTCCTGCAATCTGCCGGTGTGAAGGTGGAAGAACGACTTTTCCCTTCTCTGGTCCATGGATACATCCAACTGACAGGACTCATTCCGAAAGCCAAAGAAGCGGAAATGGACCTTTTCCAATCTTTCATACGATTTTTTTCACAAATAAAAATCTGA
- a CDS encoding (2Fe-2S)-binding protein, whose product MRPKRVCLCRMVTEDELVRAIHAGAVTMEQIRETTRASTGCGTCSMQVYHILQRELQNLSRRKIS is encoded by the coding sequence ATGAGACCCAAACGGGTCTGTTTATGTCGAATGGTGACTGAAGATGAATTAGTCCGTGCCATCCATGCGGGCGCCGTGACAATGGAACAAATCAGAGAAACAACAAGGGCCTCTACCGGCTGCGGCACCTGCTCCATGCAGGTGTACCACATCCTCCAGCGCGAATTGCAGAATCTCTCACGGAGGAAAATTTCATGA
- a CDS encoding LIC13410 family lipoprotein has product MIKKLLILSTLTSVLFLVSCSSGNKVQAGSTKVHPHTALRKLEIDMIKVGDGLVKTEAVLGKSTEKSIDPSGTVMVWYFAEDRDVPEQYYTLKEKPDVVEKFLKLTFDPKNKITAKDFKL; this is encoded by the coding sequence ATGATCAAAAAACTTTTGATACTCAGCACATTGACTTCGGTTCTATTCTTAGTTTCCTGTTCCTCTGGAAACAAAGTACAAGCGGGAAGCACTAAAGTCCATCCACACACAGCGCTTCGTAAATTGGAAATCGATATGATTAAAGTGGGGGACGGTTTGGTAAAAACAGAAGCTGTTCTTGGCAAATCGACTGAAAAATCAATCGATCCTAGCGGAACGGTTATGGTATGGTATTTTGCAGAAGATCGTGATGTTCCAGAACAATACTACACTTTGAAAGAAAAACCAGATGTTGTAGAAAAGTTTTTGAAACTCACATTTGATCCCAAAAACAAAATCACAGCCAAAGACTTCAAACTATAA
- a CDS encoding MFS transporter, with amino-acid sequence MGFPYTLVTLVFLSMLPVTMIVPVVKDVVKDRLLGSNWDVAYFTSIPMLGSFLFAPIAGIISDRFKNRKYFISFFCFLDAGLFYLLTIVTDMGFFLFLRFLEGAAHIFIIGLLLSSAADRENDPENKRYYGKGILMGITGMFLSLGGAFGMPLGILGRKNPLLPFYVGSGILIFVGLMSLLMLKDKGIHRVKDFKLSDLKVAIFENPFLFVPFLFNFIDRFTVGFIISSFNIHLRETLAFHPGMLGVFLGLVLFPMSLLSYPSALLSRKTGVLPLVLVGSTIYGIFLGLSGTTNEFWYLFTFLLICGVGAGVMFVPSMMLASKMSKPGLTATTMSAFTGVGSLGFMLGPVVSVQMQMVFESILPPAYSFSALSFFFGFLEIGLVFLTIPFFKKILGKMGRIDEEREKISLANPDPIL; translated from the coding sequence TTGGGATTCCCGTATACTTTAGTAACTTTAGTTTTTTTATCCATGTTGCCGGTGACGATGATTGTGCCGGTAGTAAAGGATGTAGTCAAGGATCGTTTACTTGGATCCAACTGGGATGTGGCTTATTTCACGAGTATTCCCATGTTAGGTTCCTTTCTCTTCGCTCCGATTGCGGGAATCATTTCCGATCGTTTTAAAAACAGAAAGTATTTCATTAGTTTTTTCTGTTTTTTGGACGCAGGACTTTTTTATTTACTCACCATTGTCACCGATATGGGTTTCTTTCTTTTTTTAAGATTCCTTGAGGGAGCAGCCCATATCTTTATCATTGGACTCCTGCTCAGTTCTGCTGCCGATCGCGAAAACGATCCAGAGAACAAACGTTACTATGGCAAAGGAATTCTTATGGGAATCACGGGGATGTTTTTATCCCTGGGTGGCGCCTTCGGAATGCCACTGGGAATTCTCGGAAGAAAAAATCCACTCCTACCATTTTACGTCGGTTCAGGAATTCTTATCTTTGTTGGCTTAATGAGTTTACTTATGTTAAAGGACAAAGGAATTCATAGAGTAAAAGACTTTAAGTTAAGTGACCTAAAAGTTGCGATCTTCGAAAATCCATTTTTGTTTGTTCCGTTTTTATTCAACTTCATCGATCGTTTCACCGTTGGGTTTATTATTTCTTCTTTCAATATCCACTTACGCGAGACACTAGCTTTCCATCCAGGGATGCTTGGAGTGTTTTTAGGACTCGTTCTCTTTCCTATGAGTTTACTTTCCTACCCATCAGCACTTCTTTCTCGCAAAACAGGCGTTTTGCCACTTGTTCTTGTTGGATCTACTATTTATGGAATTTTCCTTGGGCTTTCAGGGACGACCAATGAGTTTTGGTATCTATTTACTTTTTTACTCATCTGTGGGGTTGGGGCCGGAGTAATGTTTGTTCCTTCCATGATGCTTGCCAGTAAAATGTCGAAACCAGGCCTTACGGCAACGACCATGTCAGCCTTTACTGGTGTGGGTTCACTTGGATTTATGTTAGGACCTGTTGTCTCTGTGCAGATGCAAATGGTCTTTGAATCAATTTTGCCACCGGCTTATAGTTTCTCTGCCCTTTCTTTCTTTTTTGGATTTTTGGAGATTGGTCTTGTGTTTTTAACCATTCCATTTTTCAAAAAGATTTTGGGAAAAATGGGCCGAATCGATGAAGAAAGAGAAAAGATATCACTTGCCAACCCTGATCCTATCCTGTAG
- a CDS encoding DoxX family protein codes for MFYKLLATNKDITLTILRVTLGLVILPHGAQKVLGAFGGFGFEGTMGFFTGTLGIPYFFALLAIIAEFFGALGLILGLFTRVAAFGIFSTMLVAAILVHLPNGFFADKGGYEYQLLTFGLAIPLIIKGAGSFSLDDIIAHKIEG; via the coding sequence ATGTTTTATAAACTACTCGCAACAAACAAAGACATTACACTCACCATCCTCCGTGTCACTCTCGGATTGGTGATCCTTCCCCACGGAGCTCAAAAAGTTCTAGGTGCATTCGGCGGATTTGGATTCGAAGGAACTATGGGTTTCTTTACAGGAACATTGGGCATTCCATACTTCTTTGCTCTTCTTGCCATCATCGCTGAATTTTTTGGCGCACTTGGTCTTATCCTTGGACTTTTCACAAGAGTAGCTGCGTTTGGAATTTTTTCAACCATGCTTGTAGCAGCAATTCTAGTTCATTTACCAAATGGATTCTTTGCTGATAAAGGTGGATACGAATACCAACTCTTAACTTTTGGTTTGGCAATTCCTCTGATCATTAAAGGTGCTGGTTCTTTTTCACTTGATGATATCATTGCGCATAAAATCGAAGGATAA
- a CDS encoding MFS transporter, with product MSKDKNPEAKKKKNREIFGWCMFDFANSSYTTVIISVVYCEIFTRLVVPADMTSDSPYRMGNSLWAWALAASYLFVVATGPIFGAITDYSSKKKLFLFLSYVGCVVATFLLYYVEPGMIWLGMVLVALSNFFFASGENFASSFLPFLGSKEDLGKISGYAWGIGYFGGIGSVALATTLGDYTLDNFQNLKLVGPYTAVFFMVAAIPTFLFLREPHLPLGVSHHVNYFKIGKDRVVQTLKDASHFKDLMIYLVSLFFTMAALAIVISFAFIYGSQEIHIEAEHKQAMFIFIQIFAAVGALAFGVIQDSIGAKKTFNLTLVLWLVTCALIYFVHDLTNFANATLGKTWTVQWVFVFISSLAGMGLGSTQSASRALVGIFSPESKSGEFFGMWGLSGKIAAAAGLFLFGYIQTLVTLRNAFLVVAFFYFLSLLINLFVNEERGVEAANRFQEKT from the coding sequence ATGTCCAAAGACAAAAACCCGGAAGCCAAAAAGAAAAAAAACCGTGAAATTTTTGGATGGTGTATGTTCGATTTTGCGAACTCCTCCTACACCACCGTCATCATCAGTGTTGTTTATTGTGAGATTTTTACAAGACTCGTTGTTCCTGCAGATATGACCTCGGACAGTCCGTACCGAATGGGAAATTCCCTTTGGGCTTGGGCACTTGCGGCATCGTATTTGTTTGTAGTCGCCACAGGTCCCATCTTTGGTGCCATTACGGACTATAGTTCTAAGAAAAAACTCTTTCTCTTCCTTAGTTATGTGGGTTGTGTTGTTGCTACCTTTCTACTCTACTATGTGGAACCAGGAATGATTTGGCTTGGAATGGTCCTTGTTGCCCTTTCCAATTTTTTCTTTGCCTCGGGCGAGAACTTTGCTTCCAGCTTTTTACCCTTCCTTGGTTCCAAAGAGGACTTAGGTAAAATTTCTGGTTATGCTTGGGGGATTGGTTACTTCGGCGGAATAGGTTCTGTTGCTCTTGCAACAACGCTTGGTGATTATACTTTGGATAATTTCCAGAACTTAAAGTTAGTGGGACCTTACACTGCCGTTTTCTTTATGGTTGCTGCCATTCCGACATTCCTTTTTCTGAGAGAACCACATTTGCCACTCGGTGTTTCTCATCATGTAAACTATTTTAAGATTGGAAAGGATCGCGTGGTACAAACCTTAAAAGACGCAAGCCACTTCAAAGATTTGATGATTTATTTAGTGTCTTTGTTCTTTACTATGGCGGCTCTTGCCATTGTGATTTCTTTTGCTTTCATTTATGGGTCACAAGAAATTCATATTGAGGCCGAACACAAACAAGCCATGTTTATCTTTATTCAAATTTTTGCCGCAGTGGGTGCTCTTGCCTTCGGAGTCATCCAAGATAGTATTGGCGCTAAAAAAACATTCAACCTGACGCTTGTTCTGTGGCTTGTGACTTGTGCTTTGATTTATTTTGTGCACGATCTTACTAACTTTGCTAATGCCACTCTTGGTAAAACTTGGACAGTACAATGGGTTTTTGTGTTTATTTCTTCTCTTGCGGGAATGGGACTTGGTTCTACTCAGTCTGCCTCCAGAGCCCTTGTAGGTATCTTTAGTCCTGAATCTAAATCGGGAGAGTTCTTTGGAATGTGGGGACTTTCTGGTAAGATTGCCGCAGCTGCCGGACTATTTCTTTTTGGCTACATCCAAACATTAGTCACCTTAAGAAATGCCTTCCTTGTAGTTGCTTTCTTTTATTTTCTATCCTTACTCATCAACTTATTTGTAAACGAAGAAAGGGGAGTGGAGGCGGCAAATCGTTTCCAAGAAAAAACATGA
- a CDS encoding LIC13212 family protein — MILRFSIALSFLLGISALYAEKPASATLKERETQKQIDLQRKNGFGDNEIDTLHASIIGNLRKMKKLQDLGVDKTAAQYLAQTPDEHKELYKKDKDGKPYLEIKLPQGQSYIDYPTVFLYDGIAYIYPKEDYSDLDKIILTFRRVNADGTIHVKEMRRLVNPSPKSESSDKDEKGEAKLDTNSDIRLEYYRSLTSDTIWPNDPVQPAEPDIAMVLNDEKDPLPYDKQKHIMRSYKKMLRKISKQTAFKLRSIELDQKQMITKILDYNTN; from the coding sequence ATGATTCTACGATTCTCCATCGCTCTCTCTTTCCTACTTGGGATTTCGGCACTATACGCTGAAAAACCGGCATCTGCTACTTTGAAGGAACGTGAGACACAAAAACAAATCGATCTTCAAAGAAAAAACGGGTTTGGTGATAACGAAATTGATACCTTACATGCAAGTATCATTGGAAACTTACGCAAAATGAAAAAACTCCAGGATTTGGGAGTTGATAAAACAGCAGCGCAATACTTAGCACAAACTCCCGATGAACACAAAGAACTTTATAAAAAAGATAAAGACGGTAAACCTTACCTGGAAATCAAACTTCCACAAGGGCAGTCATACATTGATTACCCGACAGTGTTTTTGTATGATGGAATTGCCTACATTTATCCTAAAGAAGACTATAGCGACCTAGATAAAATCATCCTAACCTTTCGTCGTGTGAATGCAGATGGAACCATCCATGTAAAGGAAATGCGAAGACTAGTAAACCCATCTCCAAAATCAGAAAGTTCAGACAAAGATGAAAAAGGGGAAGCTAAATTAGATACAAATTCTGATATCCGATTGGAATACTATAGATCCTTAACTTCTGATACTATTTGGCCAAATGATCCAGTACAACCCGCAGAACCAGACATTGCCATGGTTTTGAATGATGAAAAAGATCCGCTTCCTTATGATAAACAAAAACATATCATGAGATCTTACAAAAAGATGTTACGTAAAATCTCGAAACAAACGGCCTTCAAACTCAGAAGTATCGAATTAGATCAAAAACAAATGATCACAAAAATTTTGGACTACAATACAAACTAA
- a CDS encoding RibD family protein: protein MKLSINMAMTLDGKVVRPDGRWYGLTSSEDKTQMDVYRSQSDAILIGKNSILNDNPIVKIRAIPNVLNPRPVILVRKGTLPPDKHVFEESDHIPLIICTKSNLKEIKTSLENKAEIFALDSDDIDPKKVTGILKRKGYKNVLLEGGPKLNFSFLEADLVDRIYVTVVPFIIGKTGLAGIADRNSELPGFDKNSWTLKDHFAKGNEIFLVYEKG, encoded by the coding sequence ATGAAATTATCGATCAATATGGCTATGACCTTGGACGGGAAGGTCGTTCGACCGGATGGTCGTTGGTATGGCCTCACATCCAGCGAAGACAAAACCCAGATGGATGTCTATCGTTCCCAGTCAGACGCCATCCTTATAGGAAAAAACTCTATATTAAACGACAATCCCATCGTCAAAATCCGAGCCATACCCAATGTTTTAAACCCAAGACCAGTCATTTTGGTTCGCAAAGGAACCCTCCCCCCTGACAAACATGTCTTCGAAGAATCTGACCATATCCCCTTAATTATCTGTACAAAATCGAATTTGAAAGAGATCAAAACAAGCCTGGAGAACAAAGCCGAGATCTTTGCTCTGGATTCTGACGACATTGATCCTAAAAAAGTCACCGGGATTCTGAAACGAAAAGGATACAAAAATGTCCTTTTGGAAGGCGGGCCCAAACTCAATTTTTCCTTTTTGGAAGCGGACCTAGTGGACAGAATCTACGTCACCGTGGTTCCTTTTATCATCGGAAAGACAGGACTTGCTGGGATTGCCGACAGGAATTCTGAACTCCCCGGTTTTGACAAAAACAGTTGGACCCTAAAAGACCATTTTGCCAAAGGAAATGAAATCTTCCTAGTTTACGAAAAAGGCTAA
- a CDS encoding LIC13411 family adhesin, with protein sequence MRITGLILSLSFFLQCATYWKNRKNDFQDIVTVGAETPMYGAAVKVGPLPIGVLFQGGESEMGKKDLGRGIGLRGGQFGTYHSQQLVFGILGGESFHSGLPTMDAKGNWLVDKKGIPLTKEERANVKSYKMRYYSYWYDPVKDRKKRKKEHFRRELTNDLVAATGQKEFLVYLPQEDLKPFGYPPGYSWNVELAAGLYGGARLGFNVAEAFDFLLGFTTVDLLDDDVEGKVKPSFPGFPFPAPTDAETESESEE encoded by the coding sequence ATGCGAATCACAGGCCTCATCCTTAGCCTCTCCTTTTTTCTACAATGTGCAACTTATTGGAAAAATCGTAAAAATGATTTCCAAGACATTGTGACTGTTGGTGCCGAAACACCTATGTATGGAGCAGCTGTTAAAGTGGGTCCACTTCCCATTGGAGTTCTTTTTCAAGGTGGGGAATCCGAGATGGGGAAAAAAGATTTGGGTCGAGGGATTGGACTTCGAGGAGGCCAATTCGGAACCTACCACTCCCAACAGCTCGTCTTTGGTATATTAGGTGGTGAAAGTTTCCATTCGGGCCTACCTACAATGGACGCCAAAGGGAATTGGCTCGTGGATAAAAAAGGAATTCCTCTTACTAAAGAGGAAAGAGCCAATGTAAAAAGTTATAAGATGCGGTATTATTCTTATTGGTATGATCCAGTGAAAGATCGCAAAAAAAGAAAAAAAGAGCATTTCCGTCGAGAGTTAACAAACGATTTGGTGGCAGCAACAGGACAAAAAGAATTTTTAGTGTATCTTCCCCAGGAAGATTTAAAACCTTTTGGGTATCCCCCTGGTTATTCTTGGAATGTGGAGCTGGCTGCGGGTTTGTATGGCGGAGCGAGACTCGGATTCAATGTGGCAGAAGCATTTGATTTTTTGTTAGGATTCACCACCGTTGATTTGTTAGATGATGATGTGGAAGGAAAAGTCAAACCAAGTTTCCCTGGTTTTCCTTTCCCCGCGCCGACCGATGCGGAAACAGAATCCGAATCTGAAGAATGA
- the lpxD gene encoding UDP-3-O-(3-hydroxymyristoyl)glucosamine N-acyltransferase, with translation MNQINLSTLQSLLPEAKFQNTNSIVSVSFTGLTSLSLATANEISFVASKTFVNEAKASKAPVLVVSSDVADSLTEKALIIVPKVELATAKIIRHFFPEKQPTGKQSTHIVIDPTAKVGSNTDIGHFVTIGKDSTVGKDCIIEDGVKIGDRVHIGDGARIGKNCVFFDDTIVGKRFIVFGNSSFGGDGFGFVFAEGKHNKIPQVGRVVIGDDVEVGSNCTIDRGALTDTTIGNGCKFDNMVHIAHNCKVGDHVIIAGQSGLAGSVTLGNHVIIGGACAISDHITLVEGTIIAGGSSLRTSPKTKDVYVGWDLGLTFPEFQKYRVNIKNIVNLNKWLKRIENIEKKVGIETKES, from the coding sequence ATGAACCAAATCAACCTATCTACTCTCCAGTCACTACTACCAGAAGCAAAATTTCAAAATACAAATAGTATCGTTTCTGTTTCTTTTACTGGACTCACCTCACTTTCATTAGCGACTGCAAACGAAATTTCTTTTGTAGCATCCAAAACCTTTGTTAATGAAGCAAAAGCTTCTAAAGCTCCCGTACTCGTTGTATCTTCCGATGTTGCGGATTCACTCACAGAAAAAGCTTTGATCATAGTTCCGAAAGTAGAACTAGCGACAGCAAAAATCATTCGCCACTTTTTTCCAGAAAAACAACCTACAGGAAAACAAAGTACACATATCGTCATTGATCCCACAGCTAAAGTCGGATCCAACACAGACATCGGACATTTTGTAACCATCGGCAAAGATTCTACCGTTGGAAAAGATTGTATCATTGAAGATGGAGTAAAAATCGGAGACCGCGTTCATATTGGTGATGGTGCTCGCATTGGCAAAAATTGTGTATTTTTTGATGATACCATTGTTGGTAAACGTTTCATCGTATTTGGAAATTCTAGTTTCGGTGGCGATGGGTTTGGATTTGTATTTGCCGAAGGAAAACACAACAAAATCCCACAAGTGGGTCGGGTTGTGATTGGTGATGATGTGGAAGTAGGAAGCAACTGTACCATTGATCGCGGTGCTCTTACAGATACAACCATCGGAAACGGATGTAAATTTGACAATATGGTTCATATTGCTCACAACTGTAAGGTGGGAGACCATGTCATCATTGCAGGCCAATCTGGTCTTGCCGGTAGTGTCACACTAGGAAACCACGTAATCATAGGTGGTGCTTGCGCCATTAGTGACCACATAACACTCGTCGAAGGAACCATCATTGCTGGTGGATCCAGCCTACGCACTTCTCCCAAAACAAAAGATGTTTATGTGGGTTGGGATTTAGGACTTACCTTCCCCGAGTTTCAAAAGTATCGTGTGAATATCAAAAACATTGTGAACTTAAACAAATGGCTGAAACGCATCGAAAACATCGAAAAAAAAGTGGGGATTGAGACTAAGGAATCTTAA
- a CDS encoding DUF2779 domain-containing protein, whose amino-acid sequence MFDQPVTPVTKSQFLQYLRCNNAFHLVKEGIVPKPSSSSYGGYLEWGDFLQLCRNQFPTSVTIDKTMDREESFLKTQEWILEKKSIFHAHLRYNHFVSTVEYLEYDPERDGWILWDFRPIGSVKQDILRSFYFHKQVAEGMSLNILGYKLIRIQTKYLFPGGSITPEDYLLIEDITPRMESEAGTRAEEWRQFQEEVERTNGQSVRFSFLDSKRSCRSLKTCLSPNHCAAGKENAKEIFDFRDSSELAKQWFASGYHSYETVPDSELTPIQKIQKQAHITGNTYFDRTAFENYLTNVTKTVAFLDFESINPYIPLYPNTRPFQHIPYLYSLHIWDTENDTLTHKTYLHEDLGTDPRVPVMAQLQKDLPEGITVFSFNDFFEKLIIQETSTAFPEFLEFWERVKSLFIDLAMPFKKLWIYHPGQNGKASLKEILPCFSTESHGGLSIREGQDANYQYLRLIKKQMTAEEKKRVLEDLKAYCKLDSYGLFLIYRMLLERLSVI is encoded by the coding sequence TTGTTTGATCAACCGGTTACACCCGTTACCAAGTCTCAGTTTTTACAGTATTTAAGATGTAATAATGCTTTCCATTTAGTAAAAGAAGGTATAGTTCCCAAACCTTCTTCTTCATCTTACGGTGGTTATTTGGAATGGGGGGATTTTCTCCAACTTTGTAGAAACCAGTTCCCAACTTCAGTTACTATAGACAAAACTATGGACAGAGAAGAAAGTTTTCTAAAAACACAAGAATGGATTTTAGAAAAGAAGTCCATCTTCCATGCTCACCTTCGTTACAATCATTTTGTTTCAACCGTAGAGTATTTAGAATACGATCCAGAAAGGGACGGTTGGATTCTCTGGGATTTTCGTCCCATTGGTTCGGTAAAACAAGACATTCTCCGTTCCTTTTACTTTCACAAACAAGTGGCGGAAGGGATGTCACTGAATATCCTCGGTTACAAACTCATTCGCATCCAGACCAAATACCTTTTCCCTGGGGGCAGCATCACTCCAGAGGATTATTTACTGATAGAAGACATAACTCCCCGAATGGAATCGGAGGCAGGAACTCGTGCAGAAGAATGGAGACAGTTTCAAGAGGAAGTAGAAAGAACAAACGGACAATCTGTACGGTTTTCCTTCTTGGATTCCAAACGCAGTTGCCGATCGCTAAAAACCTGTTTATCCCCTAACCATTGTGCGGCAGGGAAAGAAAATGCCAAAGAAATCTTTGACTTCCGAGACAGTTCCGAACTAGCCAAACAGTGGTTTGCCTCGGGTTATCATTCTTATGAAACCGTCCCCGATTCGGAACTTACTCCCATTCAAAAGATTCAAAAACAGGCCCATATTACGGGTAATACTTACTTCGATCGAACTGCTTTTGAGAATTACCTAACGAATGTTACAAAAACTGTAGCATTTTTAGATTTTGAGTCTATCAATCCCTACATCCCTCTCTACCCGAATACTAGGCCATTCCAACATATTCCCTACCTCTATTCCTTACATATATGGGACACAGAGAATGATACCTTGACGCACAAAACGTACTTACATGAAGACTTGGGAACAGATCCCCGTGTCCCCGTCATGGCCCAATTACAAAAGGACCTACCGGAAGGGATTACCGTCTTCTCCTTCAATGATTTCTTTGAAAAACTGATCATCCAAGAGACATCCACTGCCTTTCCTGAGTTTTTAGAGTTTTGGGAGAGAGTCAAATCGCTGTTTATCGACCTGGCGATGCCTTTTAAGAAACTTTGGATCTACCATCCCGGCCAAAATGGCAAAGCATCACTAAAAGAAATACTGCCTTGTTTTAGTACAGAAAGTCATGGAGGACTTTCCATTCGTGAAGGACAAGACGCAAACTACCAATATTTGAGATTAATAAAAAAGCAGATGACAGCCGAAGAAAAAAAACGTGTTCTGGAGGATTTGAAAGCTTACTGCAAATTAGATAGTTACGGTTTGTTTTTAATCTATAGAATGTTATTAGAACGATTATCGGTTATTTAA